GTTAGAGACAAAACTCAGAAACAAATATAGTTCCAAAGTGGAAGTCTCTCACAATGAAACGAACGGAAAAGGAAAGATTGTTTTCTCTTATGCGAACTTAAGTGATATGGAAAGAATCTTAGAGCAGCTCGGTGTGAAACTGTAGTTTCGCTAACCGGTCATACAATTCACTTTTTCTAATGAGTTCGTCATGGGTTCCGGCGGACTCGATCTCTCCTTCTTTGATTACCACAATCTGATCCGACTTCACCACTGTGGAAAGTCTATGCGCGATCATGATAGTAGTTCTTTCCTTCACTAAAAAGTCCAAAGCTCGTTGGATCATTTGTTCCGATTCTGAATCGAGAGCAGAAGTCGCTTCATCTAAAAGTAGAATCCTTGGATTCCGAAGTATGGCCCTTGCAATCGCAATTCGTTGTTTTTGTCCCCCGGACAGCCTTGTTCCTAAATGTCCTAAATTACTTTCGTATCCATCGGGAAGTTGGTTTAGAAATTCTGTTACGTAGGCATTCTCTGCTGCTATCTCAATTTCTTCAAAACTAGCATTTGGTTTTCCATAGGCGATGTTCTCTCGTAAGGTCCCACTAAAAAGAATGGGTTGTTGTGGAACAAAACCAATCAGAGAGCGTAAATCTTTTAAACTTAGATCTTTTAGGTCGACACCTTCGATAAGAATCTTTCCTTCCGTGGGATCATAGAACCGAAGGATGAGTTCAAAGAGTGTGCTCTTTCCACCACCAGAAGGACCAACTAAAGCAGTGGTTTTGTTTGCAGGAATTTCTAAATGGATGCCTCGAATGGCTTTATGATCCGGACGGGATGGATACGAAAACTGCAGATGCTCTAAATTAATTTTTAGTCCTTTTTGTTTAGAAGAACCATTCAGAGATCCGTTTCCTTCGTTTGGAAAAAGGATGTTTGCGATAGGTTTAGGAAATTGTGGATCTTTGATTTCTGATTCTGATAAAAGAAGTTCCATCAAACGTTCAGTAGCTCCGGCAGCTCTTTGTAAATCCCCAAGCACTTCTGAAACAGCACCGACACTATTAGCAACCATGATCGCATAAAAAGAAAATGCGATGAGTTCCCCACCAGTGATTTTTCCTTCTAATACATCCGTTCCCCCAATCCATAACATCACACTGATTCCTGTGAGTATAAATAGAATCACAGCTGCGATTAGAAGTGCTCTTTGTTTGATTCGTGCGACGGCGACATCGAATGCGGCTTCTACCGTATGAGTGAATTTTTGAATGTCTTCTTCTTGGTGGTGGAAGGATTGCAGGATTTTGATATTAAGAAGGGATTCACTGACGTAGGTTCCAATACTTGCAATTTTATCCTGCGTGCTGCGGGAAAGATTGCGTACCCTTTTCCCGTAATACAAAATCGGAAACACAATGAAAGGAACACTGAGAAGTACGATCATAGAGAGTTTGGCATTGGTGATAAAAAGAAAAATGATTCCCCCCACAAACATCAAGATATTGCGTAGGGCGATCGATGCGGAAGATCCAATCACAGTTTGGATTAGAGTGGTATCGGTTGTGATGCGGGACTGGATTTCTCCCGGTGAATTGATTTCAAAAAAACTGGGATGGATGAAAATGATATGTTTGAATACGTCTCTTCGAATGTCAGAAGCAACACGCTCTCCAATCCAAGAGACTGTGTAATGACGAATGTAGGTTCCAATCGCAAGAAAGATCCCAACTAAAATAATAAAGGCAAGAGAATAACCTAATTCTTGTTTGGATCTAGCAGAAAAACCCGCATCCACCAAATGGCGTAAACCCTGCCCCAGTCCCAAGGTGACGCCTGCGGTAAAAAGCAAGGCAAAGGAAGAAAGGGCCATTTGGAATCTGTAGGGTTTGAGGTAAGAAAAAGTTTTAGAGAGAACGCGGATGTTTTTAGATTTTGGTCGGTCTGGAGTTTGCAAAGAATTATCCTTTTAGATCAATAAGTAGACCTCTGATTTCATCTAATTGTTTCAAAATCACGAACGCACTGTTGTTTGGGGAGAACATAGTTTTTGCAAGTAAGTCCAATTTTTCATCCACGACTTTTACATATCGGACATCCTTTTGGTCATTTCGTCCGCGTTGTGGGGCTTGCATCACTTTGTAGTTTTTTTTGAGAATGAGTTCGGCTATTTGTTTGATGTGTTTTTTATAAGATTCGAGGTTTTTGTGATTTGGATCTTTGATGAGTTCTTTTTCTAAATCAGGAAGATCTTTCCAGAGTTCGTTCAGTTCTCTCGTTTCCTCTTTTCCTGCAGGAACGATGGATTCTAAAATATCTAAAAAACTTTGTTTAGATTCATCAACTGGACCAAGGGAACCTGAGAGTTTTTCTTTGGAACCCTTCTTTGCCTGAGTGGATACCGACTTAGGATTGTTGTTTTGGATGATCATAAACCCGCCTAATGACGAGTGGGGTTAATCGTGCATTTTCCGTGGAACACTACTCCTTCTTCTACGATTAGGCGAGGAGTGACAATGTCCCCTTCTAATCGGCAGCTGGAAAGTAATGTAACTCGTTCTGTTGCATAGATGTTTCCGCGGATTTCTCCTCCGGCAACGACCACACGTGCTTTGATATCTGTATCGACGATTCCAGACTTTCCTATAAGTACCTTTCCGGTGGTTTCGAGAACTCCTCGAAATTTTCCATCGATACGAATGAGTCCAGGGAATTTGAATTCGCCTACAAACTCGGCGCCTTCCCCAATGATGCTATTAACTAAAAATTCTTCTTCTGTAGATGGATTGGACATTATTCTTGAATTTGGTTGAGAAACGAAAATGGATTCAACGCTTGGGTACCAACATGTACTTCATAATGAAGATGGTAAATCGGATTTTCTGGAGATTTTCCAACATAACCTAGAATGTCACCCTTGGAGAGTTTTTCATTTTTCTTAACACGAATTCTATCGAGATTGGAGTAGATTGTTTTCCATCCAAACTTGTGAGATAATTTTACGTAATATCCTGTAGCTGGAGAGTATCCTGTATCGAATACGATACCGGGAGCAGTGGCAATGACTTCCGCACCGGGAAAGGATCCTATGTCCAATCCTCGATTTACTTCTTCTTTACCGGTGACGGGGGAAATGTAATTTCCAAATGGAAACAATACATATCCTTTCGTTGGCCAAATGGAAGGAGTATTTCGAATGATACTCTTTCTTTTTTTGATGAGTTTGATGATCTCTTCTGAAAGTTCTGAAGATAACTTTAAATTATGTATGTCTTCTTTGATTCTGAAGGATTCATCTGTAATGTCAGATTGCGGTGTTCCTTGTAATGCGAGGAATTGTCCTGCTTGTCCGCCCATCCCTTTAGAAACG
Above is a window of Leptospira wolbachii serovar Codice str. CDC DNA encoding:
- a CDS encoding ABC transporter transmembrane domain-containing protein, with the protein product MQTPDRPKSKNIRVLSKTFSYLKPYRFQMALSSFALLFTAGVTLGLGQGLRHLVDAGFSARSKQELGYSLAFIILVGIFLAIGTYIRHYTVSWIGERVASDIRRDVFKHIIFIHPSFFEINSPGEIQSRITTDTTLIQTVIGSSASIALRNILMFVGGIIFLFITNAKLSMIVLLSVPFIVFPILYYGKRVRNLSRSTQDKIASIGTYVSESLLNIKILQSFHHQEEDIQKFTHTVEAAFDVAVARIKQRALLIAAVILFILTGISVMLWIGGTDVLEGKITGGELIAFSFYAIMVANSVGAVSEVLGDLQRAAGATERLMELLLSESEIKDPQFPKPIANILFPNEGNGSLNGSSKQKGLKINLEHLQFSYPSRPDHKAIRGIHLEIPANKTTALVGPSGGGKSTLFELILRFYDPTEGKILIEGVDLKDLSLKDLRSLIGFVPQQPILFSGTLRENIAYGKPNASFEEIEIAAENAYVTEFLNQLPDGYESNLGHLGTRLSGGQKQRIAIARAILRNPRILLLDEATSALDSESEQMIQRALDFLVKERTTIMIAHRLSTVVKSDQIVVIKEGEIESAGTHDELIRKSELYDRLAKLQFHTELL
- a CDS encoding YaaR family protein, which gives rise to MIIQNNNPKSVSTQAKKGSKEKLSGSLGPVDESKQSFLDILESIVPAGKEETRELNELWKDLPDLEKELIKDPNHKNLESYKKHIKQIAELILKKNYKVMQAPQRGRNDQKDVRYVKVVDEKLDLLAKTMFSPNNSAFVILKQLDEIRGLLIDLKG
- a CDS encoding bactofilin family protein, with amino-acid sequence MSNPSTEEEFLVNSIIGEGAEFVGEFKFPGLIRIDGKFRGVLETTGKVLIGKSGIVDTDIKARVVVAGGEIRGNIYATERVTLLSSCRLEGDIVTPRLIVEEGVVFHGKCTINPTRH
- a CDS encoding M23 family metallopeptidase, whose protein sequence is MEVKQRLHLIFYRLRYKVQEWKLKLSQRYEDLDKKGRERLTIMVIPHTDRKTINFVISYKAISIFIGIMVILLVISAVNVLSHSGSIHQLTELNLTNKDFIRQSSKMKEEVNSLHETIQYYYERISNLYIKLGGDPSRVSKGMGGQAGQFLALQGTPQSDITDESFRIKEDIHNLKLSSELSEEIIKLIKKRKSIIRNTPSIWPTKGYVLFPFGNYISPVTGKEEVNRGLDIGSFPGAEVIATAPGIVFDTGYSPATGYYVKLSHKFGWKTIYSNLDRIRVKKNEKLSKGDILGYVGKSPENPIYHLHYEVHVGTQALNPFSFLNQIQE